Sequence from the Plasmodium yoelii strain 17X genome assembly, chromosome: 10 genome:
ttcaccatttttcGTATGGCAATAACAAAAACAGGTAATCTCTTTTTGTTTTCCTTTCAAACCCCTTTCTACAAAGAGCCATGCATTTTACTCCATTCATCATAGtcaaaaacatttttataagatGTATTAACTTGTGACATGGCTTTTATAAAATCATCATATTTAATTGCTCTAAATATGGAAGTATTAGGAATATTTTGTATTCCATTATATTGTTCTACTGCATCATCATATACATATTCATAACATTTAGAACACAAATGATATATATCACTACCATTCCAATTATCTAATTTTTGTGATATATTATCTAATTCTTCTTCAGTCATTTGAAATCCTGAGTGTGTATGTTTAGATATAATATAGCGTATTTGATCTTTTCTTGCTTGTAAATCTGGTAATGGTATATAAACTCTTTTATTAAATCTTCTTAAAGCTGCATCATCTATCATATCCGGTCTATTAGTAGCTCcgataataacaataatggcatctttttttgtatttatccCATCAATCATTTGTAATAATTGATTTTTAATTCGTATAGTTGTATCatcttcatctttttttCTCATACCTAGTATAGAATCTATTtcatcaaaaaataaaatagaaggATTATCAACTTCTGCGCATTTAAATAAACTCGTGACGATTTTCTCAGTTTCACCAATATATTTGCTGAATAATGATGATGCATTTACATTGTAAAATGAGCATTGACAATAAGATGCTACCCATTTAGCTATCATTGTTTTACCAGTTCCTGGGGGtccaaataataatattcctTTTGCTGCTCTATTTAAACCAGTAAATAAATCTGGTCTTAATATAACATTAACAATTTtgtcttttattattttttttatatcatataaaCCAATAATATCTGAttccattattttttcattagcATCCATTTTCATACTTAATGCATATCTTATTATATTTGCATCTAGTCCTTGATCAGTTAGATGTGTGTATTGTTCAGGTATTTCATCGTATTCGTCTTTCAAATTCTCTGAATTCTTTTTatagctttttttttttaaatcctCCTTTTTATCCCTCATATTGTTACTATCATTCCTCGACAAATGTCTATTTCTCTTTTTCGAATTGATATAATTAAAAGCTTCAATTGCTTCTTCATTGTCCTCATCTTTTCTTTTTACTAATACATCAAAAGCGTTAGAAAATTccgatttttttttctttattgaATAACTGGGAATACTGTCTGTTGATTCATCcgaaatatattgttttgatctatctttttttatagaatTGCTATTAACCTTTTCAATAGGATTAGATTGCATATTATGTTTTTTCTTTCGTAACTTTAACCTTTTAGGAGTATATATTTCATCATCACTTTCTTCAGATATTACCTTTTCAGCATATTTGTATTG
This genomic interval carries:
- a CDS encoding ATPase, which encodes MNEIGEANEINNSGMELIYNKIHNKEKECFQNILINEIWNENESSDDKNEINLSKFPLINTHINIFDNDEENDVYNEIVENLAKNETEYIDEKKIKENYNFISGTCCVNIKDFMNFDPLFVKLYNYQNLEENTVKTDYNINSNSNCTCQYSRAGSINKENVGNQINKCDSMASQYKYAEKVISEESDDEIYTPKRLKLRKKKHNMQSNPIEKVNSNSIKKDRSKQYISDESTDSIPSYSIKKKKSEFSNAFDVLVKRKDEDNEEAIEAFNYINSKKRNRHLSRNDSNNMRDKKEDLKKKSYKKNSENLKDEYDEIPEQYTHLTDQGLDANIIRYALSMKMDANEKIMESDIIGLYDIKKIIKDKIVNVILRPDLFTGLNRAAKGILLFGPPGTGKTMIAKWVASYCQCSFYNVNASSLFSKYIGETEKIVTSLFKCAEVDNPSILFFDEIDSILGMRKKDEDDTTIRIKNQLLQMIDGINTKKDAIIVIIGATNRPDMIDDAALRRFNKRVYIPLPDLQARKDQIRYIISKHTHSGFQMTEEELDNISQKLDNWNGSDIYHLCSKCYEYVYDDAVEQYNGIQNIPNTSIFRAIKYDDFIKAMSQVNTSYKNVFDYDEWSKMHGSL